ctgcctctcgggttcacgccattctcctgcctcagcttcccgagtagttgggactacaggcgcccgccaccatgcccagctaattttttttgcatttttagtacagacagggtttcaccgtgttagccaggatggtttcgatctcctgaccttgtgatccgcccgcctcggccacccaaagtgctgggattacaggcgtgagccaccgagcactaaatgaatgtataaatgcttgttgaaaaaaatagaaaaatggatgaTTTTGCCACTGAAAACATTTCCCCcagatatttgttatttttgtctcaTATTCTTTATCTGCTatgtcttttgttcatttttcttttgaaagcctaatttttttcttaaaaatgtgtcTGAGCTCTTTATGTAGCACTGATATTAACTCTTTGTcatagttagcaaatattttccctGACTTGCTGTATTGTTCTCACCTCTTAAGAAGCACCTTGACCGCCTCTAAATGGCCATGCATTGCTGGGAGGAGAAAGAAAGCTGAGAATTAGAGCTTTTTAGTGTACACATAAAATGCTTCCTGCCTCCTGGCTTTGCTCTCTGCCCCATTCTATTAGTGATAGCTTACAAGAAGGAGTCATTAAATTGGGTACACTGTTACCGCCCTACAGGAATAAATATTTAACTGGATAAAGTGGTAAACAATAATGTTTTCACTTTATATGTACACAGCCAACACTTGATTATCTTATCTTCACGTGCACTTTCATGGGAAACTTTCAATCCTAAAGTTACACTTCTGTGCTGCGGATCCCCAAGACTAGTCCATTTTTGCCCAGGAAATGCAAAATATTGTAACAGTAATCCATGGCAAAGTAGCCTGGATTTAATTCCCCTACTAAAAGTAACTATACTCAAAGGTTATGACTACTTGTTTTCCACTATTTTGGGTGAATGATGGAGTGCTGATTGTTTCTCCAGGCGAGAAACTGGTCAAATAATTCATGAGCTAAAAAAAAGTTCTCTACTTACTTGCGAAGTTTTAGAAATGATTCCTTGGTCCCTAATTGCcaactgtggctcatgcctgtgatcccagcactttgggaggccgaggtgggcggatcacttgaggtcgggagttcgagaccagcctggccaacatggggaaaccccacctctactaaaaatatgaaaattagctaggcatggtggcatgcgccagtaatcccagctactcaggaaactgaggcacgtgaatcgcttgaaactgcaaggcagaggttgcagtgagccgagatcgtgccactgtactccagcctggggcgacagagcaagactctgtctcaaaaaaaacaaaaaacaaaaagcaacactATAAAACGTCACAAGTGATGATTTTTAGAGAAACTAAAAGCCCTCTATCCTAATCAATGTACTACCTAGAAAGCTACAagttattttctgaatttcttaaTCTAGACTCTTGAGCTCCTTAATATCTAACTTCTGAAATtacaataattttactttttactaattgtttttctttttactttcttcaaaCAAATGAGCAAATCAAAACTTTTTACTAAAATAATCTACAAATAGATAATTCAGAGTTAAGAATCACTACtccaaataataaaaactgtaaCCCAAATTTACATTAGATGTTATTGGGCCGAGGTATTTAATTATGAgtatctatatttatttaaatgtatagcACTATGGTAGGTGTTACTAAGGCTATGAGGATATATATTTCCCTCCTGCCTTTAAGAGTAACGATGTAAACATGGTAAAGAAAATAGCACTAACCAGTTACTTTgtgctatgtgccaagcattgtctAAAGGATTTACATACATCATGCTCTTTAAACTCTGCAACAACCCTGAGACATACTATCACTGACATTATTATTTGGTTGATGAGAAAACTTGCTCAAGAGAGAGACTAATctccttgcccaaggtcaaagaCTATGTACTACAGAACCAGCTCATGGGCAAACAATCTAGGGAGGATAACACAGATACACACGAAAAATAAACTAATACCACAGCATGCTAGCCAACTTATGTTAACTTTAGAAATTGAATATATGCCAAAAGGCCCCtagatgctctttttttttttttttttttttgagacggagttttgctcttgttgcccaggctgtagtataatgtagtgcaatcttggctcagtacaacctctgcctcctgggttcaagccattctcctggccTCAGACTCTGgagctccccagtagctgggattacaggcagccgccaccacgcccggctaattttttgtatttttagtagagatggggtttcaccatgttggccaggctggtcttgaactcctgacctcaggtgatccacccacctccggcctcccaaagtgttgggattacaggtgtgagccactgcacctgcgctcccgcccccaccccctcccccgcccAGATGTTCTTATTCTCTGCCTTCTGTTTTCCAAAATCCTCCTTTCCCCTGAAGGTGACCTGAACAAGATGAGGTTGGGCAGTGCTGGGTAAAGCAGCCACATGTGTGTACTGCTCACCTGCAGAGCTGTAGGCTGTACCTGCAGTGTGCAGAGGAGTCCTTCTAATTTTGCTCTCTGTCTTCCAGGCACCTGGGCAAACAGTGAGCAGGTACTGGAGGATCAGAGGGTCGCCTTCTCGACTGGCAATGTGGAAACTGTTCCAGCCATCTTTGTTCTTCAGGAGTGGATTGGCGCCATGTTCCACCAGCTCCTGGATCACCCCCAGATTCTTCCTTGTGCAGGCCATCATCAGAGGAGTCCTAAGGCCAACCAGGAGAAGCTGTCAGATGGAGGCGGCTAAGACATTAGAAGCCAGGGGCCAGGTCTTCAAAACACACACATCCTTGGCACAGATGGAAAACCTAGAGGATTCAGGGGTCTGGCAGGCAGGAAAACAGCTTTGACCGGCAACCTCTGTGCCTTCTGTGAGGACCCTGGGAGAAATAATAAGGGGAAAATGATTGTAACGAATGTGTACCTAGAGGAGAGGGTGCCTGGGAGACAAAGCTGCTGATGAGCTAGTTCACAGGATAGCAGTGAACTGGGGCAGAGCTAAGAAAACCCACAAACAACCCTCAACACATAACGAGGTCTATTCCCCTGCCCCAGTGGGGAAGATGTACTTCCCCGTGTTCCTAAAGAGGTTCACACCCTCTAACGAACCTGACCTAGTGAGTACTAAAATCAGTGTCAATCTAACAAACGAAATGCAATTGGCTTGTGTGATGGTGGAGCTGAGTATCTCTGACTGGGGTGGTTATGCAAGGCTGCACGTATGTGATACAACTGCACTGTGCTCTACACACACAAGCGCGTGTATAACTCAGGAATTCTGGCTATTGATTGGAGCAATGTCAATTGAAACCATGCATCGGTGCAGAAGTAACTTAGCTAAATGTCCCCAGAACATCGCATTCGGAAGCTATCTGTATAGTGCACACACTTCATTGTTTGGTAATATTCTCTGGTTATATTCGACACTATTCTGTGCTCTGGAAAGGGAGGTGACTGCCCCGACCAGTTAACCCACAAGGGCAGGAACGAGGGACTCTGCAGGTCATCTGCGTTTTAAGGGAAAGTTGGGCAGGACGTCCCTGCCGCTGAGCAGGCCTGGGGTGAGAACTAGGAGCTGAGAACAGCTATGGTGTCCAAGGGGACGGAGAAGCACAGGGAACTCGCTACGACTCTGCGGGTAGAGGGGAGGCGGGGTGTCTTTCCGCTTCACACCTACCAGTCGGCCTTCTTCAGGCAGTCGACCGCTGCCCCCCGGCCCAGCAGGTAGCGCACGCAGTCTCGGTGGCCCATGGAGGCCGCCTCGTGCAGAGGCCGCTTGTAGTCTCGGTTGGTGGCCTCGATGTCCATGCCCCAGGCCTCGGCCAGATAGGCCAGCACGTCCCGATGGCCGTGGCGCGCGGCGCAGTGCAGGAGGGTATCCCCGGCCGGCCCCGGGCAGCCCCCCGCCACCTGCAGCTCCTCCTTCAGGGCGCGCAGCCGGCCCTCCTGCACCAGCCTGCAGAGGCGGCGCGGGTCCCCGGGCTGGGCCATCGCCGCGGGTCGGGCCAGGCTGTGCGGGGCAGCGGCGGACGGGACACCGGCGGCCGGGCAGGCAGAAGCCGAGGGCGAGTGGGACTTTCCGCCTCTTCACGCAACCTGCCCCGCGCGCCCCAACCCGGCAGAACCGCCCCTCACGCCCCCGGCCTTGTCCCCGGCAGAGCCGCCTCCTCACACCCCCGGCCTAGTCCGCAGGCGGGCTGCCCCCTCACAACCCCGGCCTGCCCCGCGTGGGAGAAGCCGCGGTCCCGGGCACGGGGCGGTTTTTCCTCAGGGACGGGGCGGTCCGGGATGAGCACAGAGGGGCCTGGGGATCCGAGAGCGCTGGCGTCCGCCGTCCTGGAGCTGCCGCGGCCCGTAAGTGATTCGGGACTGAACACGTGAGGGAGTGGGGCGCGCCGCTACACCGCAAAGCTCCAAAGTGGAGGGTCCAGGAGGGCGCGCACAGTCTCGCCCGgcgccgggcagggtggctcctGAAGCAGCCAGGCCCAAGCGCGACCTGCCCCGCACGCGTACTCAGGGCCGCCCCAACCTCCAGCCGCTGGGGGCTGGCGTTCCCGGGCTCCGCCCCCGTCCCCGCCCCTCGACAGCCGCCGCTCCGCGAGGACTCGGAGAGCTCGAAGGAACTCTGGGAAAGTTTCCCCGCTCCGCCCCGGCCCGAGCGGAAGCGCAGATGGGGCGTGGCCCGGTGGCTGTGGCCGCGCCCCCACCGATTGGCGTTAGTGGCCGTCTGTCAGCACGCCCCCTCCGGTCTCGCGTTCCGATTGGTCGCGGGAGCCGTCAGTCTGGCTCCGGCGGCGGGCGCTTCCCGGGGCTTCGGCGGGGCGGAGCTCGCGGAGGAAGTCGGCGGGCGTCTCGGGCTCCAGGTCCCGGCCAGAGGAGGAGCTCGCTGCCGGGGGACGCTGGGCTGGGCGGCCGGCGGCGCTGgcccggcggcggcggcagcggggTCCGGGTCCGGAGCGCCACAGTGCGTGAGGCCGCAGACGTGGCAGGGAGTGTGGGAGGGGCTCCGCCGTGTGGAAAACTTAACCTTCGGGGTCCTGCGCGGGGGGTCCGGGCCCGGGGTGGGGCAGCGGGGGGTCCGGGGGCGCGAGGCTAGGCTCGGGCAAGCGCGGGCGTGGGGGCTCGGCCGCCCGGGCCGTGGGCAGGTGGAGGGCGCGGCGGGGGTTCGCGGGGGAGGCCAGGGCGCTCACTGAACTCGGTCGGGAGCGGCCCCCGCGCTGCCCCCCGAGGCCAGGGAGGCGCAGCGTGTGGGTCCTCGGGGCTGGAAGGGCAAGCGCGGGGACGTGGCCACGGCTGCTAGCAGGCCAGGCTTTCCCGTCTACTCTGACgttttgaccttgggcaagtcatttttcGCTGCCCTCTGCCCCTGTGTCATCGGTAGTCTCTCTGCCCCTCATATGAGCATGGGAAGCCTAAGGCGATGTGGAAGGCCTGGCGCTGGTGGAGGGCACGGCGAGAGCTGGGCAGGCTGTGGGTGATGGAAGAGATCAGTAGGTGTTGGGTTCCTTACCCGATCTGATTAGGTgccagtcacttaacctctccgtGTTTTCGATTCTTTTAGGGAGTAGAATGGGAGTAGCTCCGATTTGCCAGGCCTAAAAACGAGTGTcgtttacattttttattgcacTCTGTGGTCCGAAGACAACCCTATGAGGCATCAGTAGGGTTTTACAGGTGGTGTAGTGGAGGCCTAACGAAGTCAGCAGAAGGCAGGATGGTAGCGTGTGTTGAGTGTCCGCCAGCGTCTGCCCCGTGGTAAAATGAGCGGGGATAAATGAAAAGACTTCTGGAATGGGCCCATGAAGATAAGTCCGTTTTACTCATGAGCAGATTGAGTTTGGTTAAGGTAACAGTGATGTGGATAGCCGCTGGAGACAGAACTAGTCCGAGTACCAGCTTTGCTCAGGTTATTGTTCTATCGTGCCTTGTcactccagaaaaagaaaaaaaggaaggcatAAAAGTTGTTTGAAATGCACAAAAGTGTAGGGCGTGCCAAGCAGTGTTCTGCTGCCGTTGAAGTTAGTGCAGATTGGAAGTTGAGGCATCTGGTAGCTGCATGCTTTTTGCTTTTACCCCCGCCCCCCTCCCAGTTTCAGATGACTCTATCTTCTCTTGCATTATGTCTCTAGTTTCCctgttttttaaacataattggGACACATGGGTTCACAATAggttggaatatatatatattgagacagaggctcgctctgttgctcagggtggagtgcagtggcacgatctcggcttactgcaacctccgcctcccgggttcaagcgattctcctacctcagcctcccaagtagctgggattacaggcgtgtgccaccatgatcggctgatttttttgtatttttagtagagacggggtttcacgatgttggccaggctggtctttaaactcctggcctcaagtaattcacccagctcggcctcccaaatgctgggattacaggcgtgagccaccgtgcctggccaggttgGAATATTTGAACCCAGGATAATTGGTTACTTCATTGGTGTTGCACACTCAATTCTGCTTCTTGTGTCTTCTCTATGAACTTACTTTGGTCTGTATCTCCCTTTGGATAACTAAATGATAATGTATGTGAATCATGTGAATCTGTCCCGCAGCTCCTGTGATTTTCTGAGGCAAAAGCTTGGTCTAGTGGGGCGGGATCTGAACAGTAAGCTAATGGATGGAGCTGTTTCCTGGGTCTTGCTGTTTTCCGGTTGGGCTGCTCATTTCTTTTGTGCAGACTTTTGGAGGTTGTGGTCTGGCCTTTACTGTCACGTCACATGTAGTCGTCACTGGCACCGACTTGCTCCTTGGctgtctttccttttcctcctgttTTTCGTGGGTATGCTCTTCAGCATGCCCATTGGTACACTGATCATTTGACAGGTTTCGTGATTTGTGAGTGTGTGTAGACACCACTATTGGTATTAGATTTAGAattctaattttgggtttgttgACATCTTTTTGCTGCTTATCTCATTCTTCTATCCCTTCTAGGCTGATTTTATTTGGAAACTGAATTTGGATTCCATCTTTGCCTTTCTGGCTGTGAAATTACCTACTTTTAGAAAGCATCTCAAATCTTATGTCTGTAACTGTCATTCACATGCCTTTTGAAGACCGGTCTCAGATTTCAGAGGACCTCCTGGAGCATAAACATGGTATTCCACAGATAACTTAAagccagaaattatttttaaaactgggaCTTTCAGCCTCCCTCTCACTCCGGGGGAAAAAGTGATTAAAATACAAACActgtttctcttttattccttaACATGGTTAATGacattaacatttcttttgaacgTTCTAGTAGAAATGCCAGTTATCCTTGTTGctctttatcttttatctttctgTCTTGTCAAACAAAGCCGTGTTCTTATTCACCTGCAGGGTCTGCTACTCTCAGGCCTTTGCCAACTCTCACATAGGTTGGTATGGTGGCTTTCTGACTTGTTTTCCTGACAATCTCCATGTCTCTCCACCTTCTATCCTCTCTCCCGAGTCATTGCCCTAAAGTGTAAATTTGATTGTGTAATGACCCTGCTTTAAAAATTggatgaggccgggcatggtggctgacgcctgtaatcctaccactttgggaggccgaggcaggtggattgcctgagctcaggagttctagaccagcctgaacaacacggtgaaaccctatctctactaaaatacaaaaaattagccgggtgtggcggcgtgcacctgtagtcacagctactcgggagactgaggcaggagaatcacttgaacctgggaggtggaggttgcaatgagccgagactgtgccattgcaccccagcctggaccacagacagagtgagactccgtctcaaaaaaaaaaaaaaaaaaaaattggatgatATCTTGAAGCCCCTACCTGATAAagtccaatttctttttttgaagcccaatttctttatcattatgtGTAAGGACCTTTGTAGTCTGTGGCTCcaaattccttttccagccttgTCTCCTGTCATTCCTCATCAGGGAACCTCTTGTTTTGATGAAGCCCAGCTTTCCTGCCACACTAGTGCATTGTTAATGTCTCTGTATTTTTGCACACATTGTTTCCTTCTGCCTTACTGAATCCCGTGATTCTTTCAAGGCTCAACTCTTCGTGAAGCCTTTTTCAACTTTCCTAACTCTATTTATGTTTCTTTACTATCATAACGCTTCATGCATGCATTTATGTAGTTGTTATATTACTTTATGTTTAGTAACTTGTGTTTTGGTAGCTGCCTTATGGGTAGGCTTATTCACTTTTGTATCACTAATGTCTAAAATAGCATTTAATACCAAGGATACCACAAGACAAAGCCCTCATGGAGTTTAAAATGAATCTGGGACATAGCGGATACGTAAAAGTAGTTGTGGAATGAATTGACTGTAGAAAAAgcctttcaaatatataaaattatatcctaGACCATAAGTAGTgatctttctcttgtttttcaaacattccttcctttccttaggaaaaacatagaatggaaagcCCAGCCCATCCTTGTTGGCTGTCATACACGAGTGCTGTCTCCAAGGGAGTCATAGGTGTCTCAGATGTGAGAGGATCCCAGGGAGATTAAGCTTACTGCCTGGGAACTTTTGGATTTCTGGAGAAGCAGGCTGTGGTAGCCTGGCTCTGCATCAGTGAATACCTGGGAAAGGAGCTGGAGCTCTATTTTGCTTGCTTTCTGCATTCGTTTCTTTTAGAGCTAATGGGGACACAATATTTAGAAGTTTTTCCATTTCGGGTCTACAGCATTTAGTGGTATTTTCCTTATAGTTATGTTTTCCAAATACTTCTCAATTTCTTTGGTTCTGACATTTcacaatgattttaaaaaatgtattatggaAATTAAACTTGAGGTTTTCAGAAGCTGCTTTCAAGGTTTCTAGATACAGAGAGAAGAATGTCACAGTAGGAAGTGCACTGGACTAggggagtcaggagacctgggttcttGTGTTGGCGCCGTCACTCATGAGCTACGAGGTGACTTCAGGCGAgtcctctctgagccccagcttAATCACGGTACAATTATAGGATTGCTTTGAGGGTCAAATGAGAATATAGGAAAGAACTGCAAAAGCGGTAAAGCACTTAGGAGCTATGGGATAGTTGAGAGCTTCAGAGTCAAGGAAGACAGCCCACACTTTAGAAGAAGTGCTGCAGCTgtgcatttgttcatttaatcAGCAATTATTTATGAAGCAATATGTGTTACATGCCGGGTGTAAGTACCTCTCTACTCCTTCCCACTAGAACAGAGAGCTTTTAGTCTGGGATGGAAGACGTATTAAATACAGACTTATACAAATAATTGttattaatataatatgtaatacaatgcaattatattaaaacaataatttgtaTTAGACACATGTTAAGTGCACACTTACACAAAGAATTGTTACAAGTATCTCGGATGTACAGGGCGGTTTTATTCCTGCGAAATGCTTCCTGGCTTGAGTGAATACTTTTATGGTGCTGGAGTTGAGAGATAACACAGTTAACTGTTGAAATTGGgctattcccatttcacaggctGCTATTGGACCTGTCAAGTGCCTGAGTCATGTGATAATGGGCTACATTGCACAGGGCCCCTGGGCCATCTCCAGAGGAGATGCCAGAGGACAAGTGCCCACTTGCTGATGTTCACAGAGCACCCTGAAAGTAAGAGGCATGTGGGAAACTGACCAGGGCGGTTAGTTGGCTGCGAAATTGTCCAGATTAGCAAAACTGCCCTCTGCGAATCTTTGTTAAAGTTGGGTATGGTATTATAGCAGTTTCTCCAGTCAGGTACCTTGTACTAGAGAgtcaacttgatttttttttgaaaaagcaatTATTTAATGTTTCCTTTCAGGAATTCTAGGTACTTATTGTCTTCGTCTTGTCCATTTAGGTCTGTAACCTATAAGTTTTAAAGGACTTTTTGGTAGGAATTCTGATTAGTAAAgatagaggaagaaaggaaattatttgGTATCCATTTCAAGTGATCCTGAATGGTTAGGGTAAGCTTTGCTGCAGTGACAAATAGATCCAGACATGTAATGGCCtcacaatagaagtttatttttcaatCCCATAACAATCTAAGGAGGCTACAGGTCATGGTGGTGGTTGGAgtttgtgtgtgtaggtgtggggAGGGTTCTTTTTAAAGCAGTAGTCCGAGGATTGAGGCTGCTGGAGGCTCTTCTATTTTGAACACCCGGCTTCCAAGGATGTCCTGGGAATCAGCTTCCCAGttgaggagaagaggagaagggtGGAGGGCAGGTCTGGAAGAGGCTGTGCTGCTCCTGTTCCCATTGCATTGGCTGCCACCCAGCGGTAAGGCGACATCCACCTGCACGCAGGACTGGAAAGTATAGCCCAGCTGTGTGCTCAGGGAGAAGAGCAGCAACATTCTTTGCGGCAAAACCTGAAACACTCAGTTTCACTTTCTGTGACTTGTTTTGTAAGTTGTTTTCaataaagaagattaaaaaaaaagccaggcaaatGAAAGCATAGGGGAGGAGTGGCAGACACGCAGTTCTCACTCTGCGACTGCAGGAGTGTCTCTTGTTTCCCCCTTGTGCACTTTGAGGAATGAGGGGATAGACGTGGTCCCTTCCTTCTAGTTCTCAGTAGCAGAGTTCTTGTAAGGACTCGTTCAGGGAAGACTGATAAGGGTCTCATCTCCATCAGGGGACCTTACCAGGGCGTGGAGTGGGTCAGAGTGGGCTGGGAGGGGATAGACCGTCATCAAGGTGAAGAGATTTGAGGGGTGGTGGAGGGCTAAACTCCAGATCTGACCACTTCAAAGTCAGCAAAGGCCAGGAATTGCTGAGGTAGGGCTAAAAGCTGAGGGTTAGCGAAGAGAGGTGGGTCCTAGAATGGGGACCCCTGGGGTGGAGGACAGAGAAGTCACGCTGTTAGAAAGCCGGCACAGAAAAGGCAGTGTGGGAATGAGCTTACTTAAGCCTGGGGAATATTCGTTTGACAAAATGGTTTGTGTACATTCTGGTTTTTCTGCCCTGACACCTGAGGGCTCTAACACATTTCTGTTGgtcattgtggaagagagtgtccAAGGGTGGGAGCACAGATGCCGAATTTGGTGTGTAGGAGACCAATTTCAACAACTCTGGGGGCCTTGTAGAGTTTGCAAAGCCCCATAAGTGATTCTAATCTCTCTGCACCCACAAGAACCCCTAGTTTAGACACAGCTTCCCTTTATCTGTGGTCATTCACCACAGATAATTTCATTCCCTAAAGAATCACAAGTAGCTTCTAACGGTAAATGCCCTTTATAGGAGGTGTAAAGAGCACTTGCTGTGTAGGGAGGGAGGCATACCATGAGCTTTGCGTGACTCAGGGAAGGAGGATTTTTATGGAAGAAGTAGCATTtgagcatttttattttgataaagttatttttgaactgctttttaaaaaggtatattAATAAGAATAGAAGGGTGATTAGAATTCTAGTGTagtgttttggttttatttttaaccgTTTAGCAAGAACATTAATGCTATTAAAACAAAACTGATGTGCCTTAGGAGACACTTAGATTGGTGTGGTAGTCACATATTTCTTCTGACGTTTCTGTTGCTAGGTGTTGACATAGATTTAGAGATAGGTGTTgtcaccctcaatgtgggtggctTGAGTACTTACATATATATTGTCTCATTCTCTGTATTCAGCATGGCAGGTTATTATAATCCTCATTTTCATAAGCAAGGCTTTGGCGATGAATATACCTGCCAAGTGTGGGTCTTCTCCTTCACCCCACAGCCTCGGAGGGGCTTTAAGGGAACATTAAGTGTAATGCGTGTAATTGCAGAGGAGGTGGACACAGGGCTCCTGCAGAGGAGGTAGACACAGGGCTCCTGGCTCCCAGTTCAGAGCATCACAGCACCTGTCTCTGAGACCAGAGATACAGTTTAGTTTTCCTGACCTCCAGCTGACGttagaaaagttatttttgatACATATATCCAATAAATCCAAGGGGTGGGGAATCCAGTAAAAGTGTTAATAAAAATCCAATAAAAGTACCAGCTCTCCCACCAGCCAAACTATGGCTGGTAACGCCATTCCAGTTATATGATAT
The Pongo abelii isolate AG06213 chromosome 8, NHGRI_mPonAbe1-v2.0_pri, whole genome shotgun sequence genome window above contains:
- the ANKRD16 gene encoding ankyrin repeat domain-containing protein 16 isoform X3, whose product is MAQPGDPRRLCRLVQEGRLRALKEELQVAGGCPGPAGDTLLHCAARHGHRDVLAYLAEAWGMDIEATNRDYKRPLHEAASMGHRDCVRYLLGRGAAVDCLKKADWTPLMMACTRKNLGVIQELVEHGANPLLKNKDGWNSFHIASREGDPLILQYLLTVCPGAWKTESKIRRTPLHTAGTAYSSAAMHGHLEAVKVLLKRCQYEPDYRDNCGVTPLMDAIQCGHIDVARLLLSEHGACLSAEDSLGAQALHRAAVTGQDEAIRFLVSELGVDVDVRATSTHLTALHYAAKEGHTSTIQTLLSLGADINSKDEKNRSELPGA
- the ANKRD16 gene encoding ankyrin repeat domain-containing protein 16 isoform X1; its protein translation is MAQPGDPRRLCRLVQEGRLRALKEELQVAGGCPGPAGDTLLHCAARHGHRDVLAYLAEAWGMDIEATNRDYKRPLHEAASMGHRDCVRYLLGRGAAVDCLKKADWTPLMMACTRKNLGVIQELVEHGANPLLKNKDGWNSFHIASREGDPLILQYLLTVCPGAWKTESKIRRTPLHTAGTAYSSAAMHGHLEAVKVLLKRCQYEPDYRDNCGVTPLMDAIQCGHIDVARLLLSEHGACLSAEDSLGAQALHRAAVTGQDEAIRFLVSELGVDVDVRATSTHLTALHYAAKEGHTSTIQTLLSLGADINSKDEKNRSALHLACAGQHLACAKFLLQSGLKDSEDITGTLAQQLPRRADVLQGSGHSAMT
- the ANKRD16 gene encoding ankyrin repeat domain-containing protein 16 isoform X2; protein product: MAQPGDPRRLCRLVQEGRLRALKEELQVAGGCPGPAGDTLLHCAARHGHRDVLAYLAEAWGMDIEATNRDYKRPLHEAASMGHRDCVRYLLGRGAAVDCLKKADWTPLMMACTRKNLGVIQELVEHGANPLLKNKDGWNSFHIASREGDPLILQYLLTVCPGAWKTESKIRRTPLHTAAMHGHLEAVKVLLKRCQYEPDYRDNCGVTPLMDAIQCGHIDVARLLLSEHGACLSAEDSLGAQALHRAAVTGQDEAIRFLVSELGVDVDVRATSTHLTALHYAAKEGHTSTIQTLLSLGADINSKDEKNRSALHLACAGQHLACAKFLLQSGLKDSEDITGTLAQQLPRRADVLQGSGHSAMT
- the ANKRD16 gene encoding ankyrin repeat domain-containing protein 16 isoform X4, encoding MAQPGDPRRLCRLVQEGRLRALKEELQVAGGCPGPAGDTLLHCAARHGHRDVLAYLAEAWGMDIEATNRDYKRPLHEAASMGHRDCVRYLLGRGAAVDCLKKADWTPLMMACTRKNLGVIQELVEHGANPLLKNKDGWNSFHIASREGDPLILQYLLTVCPGAWKTESKIRRTPLHTAAMHGHLEAVKVLLKRCQYEPDYRDNCGVTPLMDAIQCGHIDVARLLLSEHGACLSAEDSLGAQALHRAAVTGQDEAIRFLVSELGVDVDVRATSTHLTALHYAAKPCIWPVQVSTWPVPSFSCSRD